The stretch of DNA TTTAGAAGTATTGTTCTTGATAATATCTAATAGATACTCCCCATCATATTTTTGGAACTCAATATGGTGGTTATGGTAGTACAATTCAATGCCGTGCTCTGCTAATTTCTCTGCTACCTCATCACACTTCTGAACAAACTCCATAATCTTGTCTTTATGACCGATTGTTGTAATTGGAAGCATACCGATACGCAGGAAGTTACAGTTTAATGTCTTACAATCGCTTACAATTTTGTCGAAATCATTGGATAGTGTTTCGCCTGGCATACCTGGCATCATTGGCTCTAGAGCAGCAGAAAGGGCAGCAATTTTGATATCAAAGTCTTCACTTGCTCTTTTTAACTCTGCTACATTCTCGGCTGTCATAGGAATTTGTGATACTTCTACAGCCCCATAGCCAAGCTCTCTTACTTGTCTTAAAGTCTCATAAACACCCAGCTCTTCTACTTTGCCTTTTAGCATCATCATCTGAACGCCGATTTTTCCCTTATTCATTGAAATACCTCCATTTTTACTGATTGTTTTTTCTCTGATGACAGGTGAATACCATCAATGATTGCAATGGATGCAAGTGCATCTTTTGCATGAATATAGTCATCTGTGTTTTCGGTAATAGCGGAATAGAATTGATTAATTGTTTTTGCATGACTAGCCCCGTAATAATGCTTTGAACCTGGCAGCTTCGCAACCTCCATCAATTCTTCTTTTTCCCCTGCCTCATTTACTCTAGTTAGGATGCTATCTTTGATGATAAACCTAACCTTTTCAAAAAGAACCTCAAGTTCAACACTAGAATTATCTGCATTTGCATTGGTAGCAAAGAATAATCCCTTAGCACCATTTTTAAACTGGATACGGGCGGAAGCTGTATCTTCTACTTCGATGTTATAATCCAATAGCTGATCAACTGAACCTCTAATTGATTCAATTTCACCGCCAACCAGCTGCATGAGGTCTAACGTATGCAGTGCTTGATTGATCATCACTCCACCGCCGGCATATTTCCACTGCCCGCGCCACGGTTGGACGTCATAGTATTGTTTTGGTCTAAACCATGCTACGAGACCCTTGACCCCTTTGATAGGACCATATTCTCCAGAGCTAATAATCTCATGAAGTTTTTCAAATGATTCATTGTTTCGATTTTGCAGACAGACACCAATATTAATGTCCTTATATTCTTCCTCTAGTTTCACCAAAGCAAGTCCCTCTTCCGTGTTCAAGCCCAATGGTTTTTCTAGAAATACATGAACACCTTTTTCTACACAAGCCTTCGTAACAGGATAGTGTAGATAATGAGGCAGACAGATATGAACACAATCCAAGTCTTCCTTTTCTAGCATTTCTTCATAGTTCCTGTAAAAGTTTGCTCCTGGTACGGCATTCGATAATGTATCATCACTATCACAGACAGCAGTCAACTCAGCATTTGGGTTCGCTTTTATCGCTGGAATATGGATTTGTGAAATCGTCCCCAGCCCTATAACGGCAACTTTCAACATTTACTTCTCCCCTTTTTGAAACGAACTCAAAGCTGTATTAGCGATGAGTTCGTTTTAGGTGATCAATTACTTTCTAACCGGATATTTACCTTCTTCAGCAATACGTTTATTTAATTCTTCCAGGAATAAATCTTCATCAAATGGTACTTCGATTTCCTTGCCTAACCAGCTTGACAGGTGCATGGCATTTGCAAGTCTGACACCATTAATTCCGTCACTGCCAGGAGCTAATAATGGTGTACCTTCTACAATCGCAGAAGCAAAGTCCTCTAATACAGCAATGTGCTGTTCGCCCCAAACATTGCCAAAATCAAGTACTTCCTCAGAGAAAACATCATCTTGGCTGCCGCCCATGAAAATTTTCATGACATCTTGCATGCTCATCGTTGCGCTCATTTCACTTTCAGGTTTTACAAGACGTTTGATCGTTACTTTCTTACTGTTATCTACAATAATTTTCCCTTTATCACCAACGATTTCTAAACGGTCTGTCCCTACTACATCGTGTGTACGAGTTACAAATACACCAGTAGCACCATTTCCATAATCAAATACTGCAGTCACATCGTCCTCAACCACAATATCTCTTTGAGAGCCATAGTTTACTTTTGCATAGACCTTTTTCGGCATGCCGCAAATCCATTGAAGCAAGTCGATTTGGTGTGGCGCTTGGTTTACAAGGACACCACCGCCTTCTCCGCCCCAAGTTGCTCTCCATTCACTTTGATCGTAGTACCCTTGAGGTCTCCACCAGGTAGTAATAATCCAGTTGGTACTGCGAATGCTGCCAATTTCACCATTATCAATTATTTCTTTTACTTTTTTATAAAGTGGATTTGTACGCTGGTTAAAGAAGATAGCAAACTTAAGTTCAGGCTTTGACGTTGCAAAGTCGTTTAACTCTTTAACTTGTTTTGTATAAACACCAGCTGGTTTTTCCACTAATGCATGAATGTTTCTTTTTAGTGATTCGATTCCCATTTCAGGATGGAGATAATGCGGAACAGTTGTAACAACTGCATCTACATCTCCGCTTTCAAGCATATCGATATAATTATCGTAGAAAGGAACACCAGGATACTTCTCTTCTGCCACTTGTTTTTTAGCAGGATCATTATCACAGATTGCACCAACCACCATGTTTTTAACTTTGCCTTCAGAAATGAAATTTGCGTACATACCGCCTTCTGCACCTAGTCCAATAATCCCTAATCTTACATCAGCCATAATTAAATTTCCTCGCTTTCAATTGTTTTTAGAATTTCTAAAAGTACTTCATATTGAAGTTTGTAACCTCCGGCACCATCCAGCCCTTTGTTGTCCTTAATGATCTCGGTCGCATCTTCAAGCTCTAAATCCTTTAGAGAATCAAAGAGAACGAGATGTGGCTCAAGTGTTAAAAATCCTTTATAGCCGCTCTTAATAAACTGAGCTAGTAATTCAGGGATTTTACCATCGCCAGTTCCGCAGACAACGTTTTGACTATCTGACGTTACGGCATCCTTTATGTGTATATAAACAATCTCATCCTTTAAGAGATCGTAACACTCCTGTGTATCTTCACCGCACTGCACGAAATTAGCAAAGTCGAAGATCCCTTTAAAGTACGGAGAACCTACTTCTGTTAAAATTTCATGACAGCGTTTACCGATATCACCAAAGATATCCTTTTCATTTTCATGCAGTAAAATCACATTGTATTTTTCTGCAATGTCAGCGAATTCTTTTATCTTGCTAACAACTTGATTACGATATTGGTCTGCATCTTCACCCTTAGGAATATAGAAGCTGAAGATTCTCATATATTTGCAATCAAGCAAGTTGCTAATTTGGCAAAGCATGTCCAGCATAAGCTTCTGTTTAGCAAAGCCTTCTTCATCATTGATGAAGACCTTACCAATTGGTGAGCCGATGGAAGAAACACGAATTCCAGCTTTTTGCAATCTTGGCTGCACTGTTTCTTTGATTTCATCAACAGTAAAATCACCGATATTCTTCCCATCAATGCCGCGTAACGAAATATATTTCATCCCTAAATTAGAGACAACCTCAAGCTGGGTATCGAAATCAGATGAGATTTCATCTGAAAATCCGGAAATCAGTAAATCTTGATTCATTTTTTCTTTTCCTC from Neobacillus sp. CF12 encodes:
- a CDS encoding sugar phosphate isomerase/epimerase family protein, with product MNQDLLISGFSDEISSDFDTQLEVVSNLGMKYISLRGIDGKNIGDFTVDEIKETVQPRLQKAGIRVSSIGSPIGKVFINDEEGFAKQKLMLDMLCQISNLLDCKYMRIFSFYIPKGEDADQYRNQVVSKIKEFADIAEKYNVILLHENEKDIFGDIGKRCHEILTEVGSPYFKGIFDFANFVQCGEDTQECYDLLKDEIVYIHIKDAVTSDSQNVVCGTGDGKIPELLAQFIKSGYKGFLTLEPHLVLFDSLKDLELEDATEIIKDNKGLDGAGGYKLQYEVLLEILKTIESEEI
- a CDS encoding sugar phosphate isomerase/epimerase, with the protein product MNKGKIGVQMMMLKGKVEELGVYETLRQVRELGYGAVEVSQIPMTAENVAELKRASEDFDIKIAALSAALEPMMPGMPGETLSNDFDKIVSDCKTLNCNFLRIGMLPITTIGHKDKIMEFVQKCDEVAEKLAEHGIELYYHNHHIEFQKYDGEYLLDIIKNNTSKIGFEMDVHWIHRGGLNPVEVLKNYAGRISLIHLKDYRIGQFDVSVLEGGFEPAKFFNAFNNVIQFAELGAGSLDLKAIIEAGLESGSQYFLVEQDDLYGRDPFDCLRDSANHLRELGYADWF
- a CDS encoding Gfo/Idh/MocA family oxidoreductase, which translates into the protein MLKVAVIGLGTISQIHIPAIKANPNAELTAVCDSDDTLSNAVPGANFYRNYEEMLEKEDLDCVHICLPHYLHYPVTKACVEKGVHVFLEKPLGLNTEEGLALVKLEEEYKDINIGVCLQNRNNESFEKLHEIISSGEYGPIKGVKGLVAWFRPKQYYDVQPWRGQWKYAGGGVMINQALHTLDLMQLVGGEIESIRGSVDQLLDYNIEVEDTASARIQFKNGAKGLFFATNANADNSSVELEVLFEKVRFIIKDSILTRVNEAGEKEELMEVAKLPGSKHYYGASHAKTINQFYSAITENTDDYIHAKDALASIAIIDGIHLSSEKKQSVKMEVFQ
- a CDS encoding Gfo/Idh/MocA family oxidoreductase — its product is MADVRLGIIGLGAEGGMYANFISEGKVKNMVVGAICDNDPAKKQVAEEKYPGVPFYDNYIDMLESGDVDAVVTTVPHYLHPEMGIESLKRNIHALVEKPAGVYTKQVKELNDFATSKPELKFAIFFNQRTNPLYKKVKEIIDNGEIGSIRSTNWIITTWWRPQGYYDQSEWRATWGGEGGGVLVNQAPHQIDLLQWICGMPKKVYAKVNYGSQRDIVVEDDVTAVFDYGNGATGVFVTRTHDVVGTDRLEIVGDKGKIIVDNSKKVTIKRLVKPESEMSATMSMQDVMKIFMGGSQDDVFSEEVLDFGNVWGEQHIAVLEDFASAIVEGTPLLAPGSDGINGVRLANAMHLSSWLGKEIEVPFDEDLFLEELNKRIAEEGKYPVRK